In one Mucilaginibacter sp. PAMB04168 genomic region, the following are encoded:
- a CDS encoding ABC transporter ATP-binding protein, whose translation MLSIRNIVKQYAGHKALNDVSLEVTSGQIFGLLGPNGAGKTSLIRIINQITAPDSGEIYFDGEKLNQSHIERIGYMPEERGLYKKMAIGEQIVYLARLKGLSHAEATKRIKYWFEKLEIESWWNKKVEELSKGMQQKAQFVATVLHEPDLIILDEPFSGFDPVNAELIKDEILELNRKGATILFSTHRMESVEELCNSIALIHKSNKILDGRVKDIRNSYRSNTFLIEYNGEKLALNGTEPFALVDETTTEDDSHIIRLKLNESTSSNDVLQYLISKVSVIRLQEVIPSVNEIFIKNVNQIG comes from the coding sequence ATGCTTAGCATCAGAAACATTGTGAAACAATACGCCGGTCATAAGGCGTTGAACGATGTGAGCCTGGAAGTTACCAGCGGGCAAATATTTGGTCTTTTAGGTCCAAATGGCGCAGGCAAAACTTCGCTCATCCGTATCATTAATCAAATCACTGCGCCCGACTCAGGTGAAATTTACTTCGACGGTGAAAAATTAAACCAATCGCATATTGAACGTATAGGCTACATGCCCGAAGAACGTGGCCTTTATAAAAAAATGGCCATTGGCGAACAAATTGTATACCTGGCCCGACTGAAAGGATTGAGCCATGCCGAAGCAACCAAACGTATAAAGTATTGGTTCGAGAAACTGGAAATTGAAAGCTGGTGGAACAAAAAGGTCGAGGAGCTATCAAAAGGTATGCAACAAAAAGCACAGTTTGTAGCCACAGTTTTGCACGAGCCCGATTTGATTATCCTGGATGAGCCGTTCAGTGGTTTTGACCCGGTAAATGCAGAATTAATTAAAGATGAAATACTGGAGCTAAACCGCAAAGGTGCTACCATCTTGTTCTCTACGCACCGTATGGAATCGGTTGAGGAACTTTGTAATTCTATTGCCCTGATCCATAAATCTAACAAGATACTGGACGGTCGCGTGAAAGACATCCGTAACTCTTATCGCAGCAACACCTTTTTGATCGAATATAACGGTGAAAAACTTGCTTTAAACGGTACAGAGCCATTTGCCCTGGTTGATGAAACAACTACCGAAGATGACAGTCACATCATCCGGCTTAAGTTAAACGAGAGCACCAGCTCAAATGACGTACTGCAGTACCTTATTTCAAAAGTTAGTGTAATCCGTTTGCAAGAGGTTATTCCGAGCGTTAACGAAATCTTTATTAAAAACGTAAATCAAATTGGCTAA
- the dnaJ gene encoding molecular chaperone DnaJ — translation MSKRDYYDVLGVSRGASEDEIKKAYRKMAIKYHPDKNPGDKAAEEAFKEAAEAYEVLSKPDKRQRYDQFGHAANAQSPNGGGYGGGGMNMDDIFSQFGDIFGGGSPFEGFFGGGGGRQQGGGGRRVARGSNLRIKVRLTLEEIANGVEKKIKVNKQVLCNTCDGTGAKDKSSFQTCKTCGGSGAVRRVTNTILGQMQTTSTCPTCNGEGSTITSKCNVCHGDGVVRGEETISINIPAGVSEGMQLSMSGKGNAAPRGGVPGDLIILIEEVQHETLKRDGHNVIYDMHINFVDAALGTSVEVPTIDGKAKIKIEPGTQGGKILRLKGKGVPEVNSYHRGDQLVHINIWTPKALSREERDLLEKLQNSPNFKPNPGKNEKSFFERMKEYFE, via the coding sequence ATGTCAAAAAGAGATTATTACGACGTACTTGGGGTTTCACGCGGGGCCAGTGAGGACGAGATCAAGAAAGCCTACCGTAAGATGGCCATTAAGTATCACCCGGATAAAAACCCGGGTGATAAGGCCGCAGAGGAAGCTTTTAAAGAAGCAGCCGAAGCTTATGAGGTATTGAGCAAGCCCGACAAGCGCCAGCGTTACGACCAGTTTGGCCATGCAGCTAATGCACAATCGCCTAATGGCGGTGGTTACGGCGGTGGAGGCATGAATATGGATGACATATTCAGTCAGTTTGGCGATATATTTGGCGGCGGCAGTCCATTTGAAGGTTTTTTCGGTGGAGGCGGCGGTCGTCAGCAAGGTGGTGGAGGCAGGCGTGTAGCCCGTGGCAGCAACCTGCGCATTAAAGTTCGTTTAACCCTTGAAGAAATTGCAAATGGGGTTGAAAAAAAGATAAAAGTAAACAAACAGGTTTTATGTAATACCTGCGATGGTACAGGTGCTAAAGACAAATCGTCTTTTCAAACTTGTAAAACATGTGGCGGCTCAGGTGCAGTACGCCGGGTAACCAATACCATTTTGGGTCAGATGCAGACTACCAGCACCTGCCCTACCTGTAATGGCGAAGGCTCAACCATCACCTCAAAATGCAACGTTTGCCATGGCGATGGTGTAGTTAGAGGAGAAGAAACCATCAGCATTAACATACCTGCCGGCGTGAGTGAAGGCATGCAATTGAGCATGAGTGGCAAAGGTAACGCAGCGCCACGCGGCGGTGTACCCGGCGACCTGATCATACTGATTGAGGAAGTACAGCACGAGACACTAAAACGCGATGGCCACAATGTGATCTATGATATGCACATCAACTTTGTTGACGCCGCACTAGGTACTAGTGTTGAAGTGCCAACCATTGATGGAAAAGCCAAAATTAAAATAGAGCCTGGTACTCAGGGTGGGAAAATCCTGCGCTTGAAGGGTAAAGGCGTGCCTGAAGTAAATTCCTATCACCGTGGCGATCAGTTGGTGCATATCAACATCTGGACACCCAAAGCTTTGAGCCGTGAAGAACGCGATCTGCTAGAAAAGCTGCAAAACTCTCCTAATTTTAAACCCAATCCGGGCAAAAATGAGAAAAGCTTTTTCGAACGGATGAAGGAATACTTCGAGTAA